The proteins below are encoded in one region of Lactuca sativa cultivar Salinas chromosome 3, Lsat_Salinas_v11, whole genome shotgun sequence:
- the LOC128132708 gene encoding uncharacterized protein LOC128132708 — MGASAIEAMTWSDFVARFRAEFAPAVELQQLAREFLDMRQTTETVAEITAKFRERALLVPQYAGDEDMRRTRYHDMLRADIREHVSFSACPTLDSMIARAREREIDLEHIRKRKLEDGQSSGASGKKPKGSDGRPKGQSGPSRCRRCGRPHEGACRMGSSGCYKCGKFGHISRDCTAPATVIQTSELLCFHCNQRGHKKANCPMLTTSAPVKAPAPATLRITDGRQGKAEAPVVRSRAFQLTAEEARAAPDVVTGTSASKGKEPAR, encoded by the coding sequence atgggagcctcggctatcgaggcaatgacctggtcggactttgtggctaggttcagggcagagtttgcaccagcggtcgagcttcagcagctggccagggagttcttagacatgaggcagacgacagagaccgtggcggagatcaccgccaagtttcgggagagggctttattggtgccccagtatgcaggtgacgaggatatgaggaggactcgttaccacgatatgctacgagctgacattcgggagcatgttagtttttcggcttgccctaccctggactccatgattgctagggctagggagagagagatagatttggagcacatccggaaacggaaacttgaggatggtcagtcatcgggggcttcggggaagaagcccaagggatcagatgggaggccgaaaggccagtcgggaccaagccgctgcaggaggtgcggcaggccgcacgagggggcgtgcaggatgggatcgtcaggctgctacaagtgcggcaagtttgggcatatcagcagggattgcactgctcctgcgaccgttattcagacatcggagttgctgtgtttccactgcaaccagaggggccacaagaaggccaattgccccatgttgacaACTTCAGCGCCagtaaaggcgccagctccagcgaccctgcggatcacggatggccgtcagggcaaggcagaggctccagtggtgaggagtcgggcattccagttgactgccgaggaggcacgcgccgcgcccgatgtggtgacgg